One genomic window of bacterium includes the following:
- the purQ gene encoding phosphoribosylformylglycinamidine synthase subunit PurQ — translation MKFGVVVFPGTWSDRDCGWVIDQVLGAELQYLWHKDADLKGCDCVILPGGFAYGDHLRTGAIARFAPVMEKVGEFADRGGLVWGICNGFQVLCEAGLLPGALIRNASLEFRCQWTNLVVERNDLPFTTQCSDREVISVPISHGEGSYFADPATLSHLEQRGQVVFRYCDPNGHVVPGANPNGSLHNIAGIVNARGNVLGMMPHPERCSEAELGGTDGLKLFRSVAENAVRVLAS, via the coding sequence ATGAAATTTGGAGTCGTCGTCTTCCCCGGGACCTGGTCGGACCGCGATTGCGGTTGGGTGATCGACCAGGTGCTCGGCGCCGAGCTGCAGTACCTGTGGCACAAGGACGCGGACCTGAAGGGCTGCGACTGCGTGATCCTGCCCGGCGGCTTCGCGTACGGCGACCACCTGCGCACCGGCGCGATCGCGCGGTTTGCCCCGGTGATGGAGAAGGTGGGCGAGTTTGCCGACCGGGGCGGATTGGTGTGGGGAATATGCAACGGGTTTCAGGTCCTGTGCGAGGCGGGGCTTCTCCCCGGGGCGCTCATCCGTAACGCCTCACTCGAGTTCCGATGCCAGTGGACAAACCTCGTGGTCGAGCGCAACGACCTTCCCTTCACCACCCAGTGCTCGGACCGCGAGGTGATCAGCGTCCCGATCTCGCACGGCGAAGGCAGCTACTTCGCCGACCCGGCCACGCTCTCACACCTCGAGCAGCGCGGCCAGGTCGTGTTTCGCTACTGCGATCCGAACGGCCACGTCGTCCCCGGCGCGAACCCCAACGGCTCGCTCCACAACATCGCCGGCATCGTCAACGCGCGGGGCAACGTGCTCGGCATGATGCCGCACCCGGAGCGCTGCTCCGAGGCCGAGCTCGGCGGCACCGACGGACTCAAGCTGTTCCGTTCGGTGGCGGAGAACGCGGTCCGGGTCCTGGCGTCTTGA
- the purL gene encoding phosphoribosylformylglycinamidine synthase subunit PurL, producing the protein MREVALTPEEYRVIVEQLKRVPNEVELGMLGVLWSEHCSYKSSKALLRRLPSTGHAVLEGPGENAGAVNIGQGWAAVFKIESHNHPSAIEPYQGAATGVGGIIRDVIAMGARPIALLDSLRFGPLPASSHHFEGVVAGVGGYGNCIGIPTVGGEVYFDDCYAQNPLVNAMCVGLVRVDRLMRARAEGTGNSLLLVGADTGRDGIHGASFASVELDESSSERRPAVQVGNPFLEKCLLEACMDLARTDAVVAIQDLGAAGLTSSVAECAGRAPGAGARIDVARVPRRERGMTAYDVMLSESQERMLVVVERGRESEVESIFRAWDLTSAVIGEVTDDGCLTVLDGGNEVARLPVELLTNGAPARRLVGVAPEPPPGLDLEALPPLVDPGTTLLRLLASPNLSSRRGIFRRYDHMVGDSTVVPPGGDAAMLRVKGTRLGLAVTTDCNSRYCHLDPHLGAQLAVAEAARNIVATGAQPLAVSDCLNLANPDRPEVYWELEETVAGLAHACRALELPVVSGNVSLYNDSSGESAIYPTPVVGMVGLIQDYGQRLGVGLRHEGDFVLLIGSSHNDLGGSEYLKVEHGLVAGRPPGLDLAREKAVDSLVLQAARSGLLHSAHDCAEGGMLVALAECCLLGGIGVRCPGLRPEPPLRMDAAFFGESPSRFVVSVPSRAMPELQSLARRHHVEISLLGLAGGDSIEFEGQFRLPLAEMRQAWEGAVG; encoded by the coding sequence CTGCGTGAGGTCGCGCTCACCCCCGAGGAGTACCGGGTCATCGTGGAGCAGCTGAAGCGCGTCCCGAACGAGGTCGAGCTGGGCATGCTGGGCGTGCTCTGGTCCGAGCATTGCTCGTACAAGAGCTCGAAGGCGCTCCTGCGCCGTCTGCCGTCCACCGGACACGCGGTGCTGGAAGGCCCGGGCGAGAACGCCGGAGCCGTCAACATCGGCCAGGGCTGGGCGGCGGTTTTCAAGATCGAGTCGCACAACCATCCCTCGGCGATCGAGCCGTACCAGGGCGCGGCCACCGGGGTCGGGGGCATCATCCGAGACGTCATCGCCATGGGCGCGCGACCGATCGCGCTCCTCGACTCGCTGCGTTTCGGCCCGCTCCCCGCCTCCAGCCACCACTTCGAGGGGGTCGTCGCCGGCGTCGGCGGCTACGGGAACTGCATCGGCATCCCGACCGTCGGCGGCGAGGTGTATTTCGACGACTGCTACGCGCAGAACCCTCTCGTCAACGCGATGTGCGTCGGGCTGGTGCGCGTCGATCGCCTGATGCGGGCGCGCGCCGAGGGCACGGGCAACAGCCTCCTGCTGGTGGGCGCCGACACCGGCCGCGACGGCATCCACGGCGCGTCGTTTGCATCGGTCGAGCTCGACGAGAGCAGCTCCGAGCGGCGGCCGGCGGTCCAGGTGGGCAACCCGTTCCTCGAGAAGTGCCTGCTCGAAGCCTGCATGGACCTGGCCCGCACCGACGCCGTGGTCGCGATCCAGGATCTCGGCGCGGCCGGGCTCACGTCGTCGGTTGCGGAGTGCGCGGGACGCGCGCCGGGCGCGGGCGCCCGTATCGACGTCGCCCGGGTGCCTCGACGGGAGCGAGGCATGACGGCATACGACGTCATGCTCTCCGAGTCGCAGGAGAGGATGCTGGTGGTCGTCGAGCGAGGTCGCGAGTCAGAGGTCGAGAGCATCTTCCGCGCCTGGGACCTCACGTCGGCGGTCATCGGCGAGGTCACCGACGACGGCTGCCTGACCGTCCTCGACGGCGGGAACGAGGTGGCGCGGCTGCCGGTCGAGCTGCTCACGAACGGCGCTCCGGCGCGCCGGCTCGTCGGCGTCGCCCCCGAACCACCGCCGGGGCTTGACCTTGAGGCCCTGCCGCCGCTGGTCGATCCGGGAACGACCCTGCTCCGCCTCCTGGCAAGTCCGAATCTCAGCAGCCGGCGCGGCATCTTCCGCCGCTACGACCATATGGTCGGCGATTCCACCGTGGTGCCGCCCGGGGGCGACGCCGCGATGCTGCGAGTCAAAGGCACCCGTCTCGGCCTCGCCGTGACCACCGACTGCAACTCGCGGTACTGCCACCTGGACCCGCACCTCGGCGCCCAGCTGGCGGTGGCCGAGGCCGCGCGCAACATCGTCGCCACCGGCGCTCAGCCGTTGGCGGTGAGCGACTGCCTGAACCTCGCCAATCCCGACCGGCCCGAGGTCTACTGGGAGCTGGAGGAGACGGTCGCGGGCCTCGCGCACGCGTGCCGTGCCCTGGAGCTCCCCGTGGTCAGCGGCAACGTGAGCCTTTACAACGATTCCTCGGGCGAGTCCGCCATCTATCCGACGCCGGTGGTGGGCATGGTCGGCCTCATCCAGGACTACGGGCAGAGGCTCGGCGTCGGGCTGCGCCACGAGGGCGATTTCGTCCTTCTCATCGGGTCCAGCCACAACGACCTCGGCGGGAGCGAATATCTGAAGGTCGAGCACGGCCTGGTCGCGGGCCGCCCGCCCGGGCTCGACCTGGCACGCGAGAAGGCGGTTGACAGCCTGGTGCTGCAGGCGGCGCGGTCAGGGCTGCTGCACTCCGCCCACGACTGCGCCGAGGGAGGGATGCTGGTCGCACTCGCCGAGTGCTGCCTGCTCGGCGGCATCGGTGTTCGCTGCCCCGGGCTGCGGCCTGAGCCCCCCCTGCGTATGGACGCGGCGTTCTTCGGTGAATCACCGAGCCGGTTTGTCGTCAGCGTGCCCTCCCGCGCGATGCCCGAGCTGCAGTCGCTGGCACGTCGGCATCACGTCGAGATCTCGCTCCTGGGCCTTGCCGGCGGCGACTCGATCGAGTTCGAGGGCCAGTTCCGGCTGCCGCTGGCGGAGATGCGTCAAGCTTGGGAAGGAGCCGTGGGTTAG
- a CDS encoding amidophosphoribosyltransferase: MGRSRGLAVCGVFGICAKRGVDVANLTYFGLFSLQHRGQESAGIAVSDGESVRVHRGMGLVAQVFSPAQIKDLGEGSMLALGHTRYSTTGASRAENTHPLPFHHPSLGPGAIAHNGNLLNADALRTQLEEEGATFETALDTEVMARLIEHTHGRTWEDVIRKTFARIVGAYSCGIITPTQLIALRDPYGFRPLCIGFIPLPGQPAHVVASETCALDTVHANFVREVQPGEMVIMDEHGVHSVTFQTSSKHAMCVFEFIYFARPDSILKNCELEDARIRMGHELAKEAPVEADMVIPFPDSGTPAAIGYAEAAGIPFREALMKSRYINRTFIQPDQSLREAGVMLKLNPLPRSIKGKRLIAVDDSIVRGTTSRRIIERLRAAGAREIHMRISSPPMRFPCFMGVDIGSTKELIASRRTVEEVRQRIGADSLQYLSIPGLMRAIGRGTSHEFCRACFDGSYPVPVPQQLEMDKMQFETPVKAGHVPGPISRQLVRPSS, translated from the coding sequence TTGGGAAGGAGCCGTGGGTTAGCCGTGTGCGGAGTTTTCGGGATCTGCGCGAAGCGCGGGGTGGACGTCGCCAACCTCACCTACTTCGGGCTCTTTTCGCTGCAGCATCGCGGTCAGGAATCGGCGGGCATCGCCGTTTCGGACGGCGAGTCGGTTCGCGTGCATCGGGGCATGGGCCTGGTCGCGCAGGTCTTCTCGCCGGCACAGATCAAGGACCTGGGCGAGGGATCCATGCTCGCCCTCGGTCACACTCGCTACTCGACCACGGGCGCGAGCCGGGCCGAGAACACGCACCCGCTGCCCTTCCACCACCCCTCGCTCGGCCCGGGCGCGATCGCGCACAACGGCAACCTGCTGAACGCCGACGCGCTGCGCACGCAGCTGGAGGAGGAGGGCGCGACGTTCGAGACGGCGCTCGACACCGAGGTCATGGCGCGGCTGATCGAGCACACGCACGGCCGCACCTGGGAGGACGTGATCCGGAAGACGTTCGCGCGGATCGTGGGCGCCTACTCGTGCGGCATCATCACGCCGACCCAGCTGATCGCCCTGCGCGATCCATACGGGTTCCGTCCGTTGTGCATCGGCTTCATCCCCCTTCCCGGCCAGCCGGCGCATGTGGTCGCGTCGGAAACCTGCGCTCTGGACACGGTCCACGCCAACTTCGTGCGTGAGGTGCAGCCGGGCGAGATGGTGATCATGGACGAGCACGGGGTCCACAGCGTCACGTTCCAGACCTCGAGCAAGCACGCGATGTGCGTGTTCGAGTTCATCTACTTCGCCCGGCCCGACTCCATCCTCAAGAACTGCGAGCTGGAGGACGCGCGCATCCGCATGGGCCACGAGCTGGCCAAGGAAGCGCCGGTGGAGGCCGACATGGTCATCCCGTTCCCGGACTCGGGCACGCCGGCCGCCATCGGTTACGCCGAAGCGGCCGGGATCCCGTTCCGCGAGGCGCTGATGAAGAGCCGGTACATCAACCGCACCTTCATCCAGCCCGATCAGTCGCTGCGCGAGGCGGGCGTGATGTTGAAGCTGAATCCGCTGCCGCGGTCGATCAAGGGCAAGCGCCTGATCGCGGTCGACGACTCGATCGTTCGCGGCACCACGTCGCGGCGCATCATCGAACGCCTGCGCGCCGCCGGCGCCCGCGAGATCCACATGCGCATCTCGAGCCCGCCGATGCGATTTCCGTGCTTCATGGGCGTGGACATCGGCTCGACCAAGGAGCTGATCGCCTCCCGCCGCACGGTGGAGGAGGTGCGCCAGCGCATCGGCGCCGACAGCCTCCAGTACCTCTCCATCCCCGGGCTCATGCGCGCGATCGGCCGCGGCACGTCACACGAGTTCTGCCGCGCGTGCTTCGACGGCTCGTATCCCGTACCGGTCCCGCAGCAGCTCGAGATGGACAAGATGCAGTTCGAGACGCCAGTGAAGGCGGGCCACGTCCCGGGACCCATCTCACGGCAGCTGGTCCGGCCCTCCTCATGA